A single Pseudanabaenaceae cyanobacterium SKYG29 DNA region contains:
- the priA gene encoding primosomal protein N': MATKIAQVLVNYPGIEDLLSYSIPDDLAIDIGDIVTVPLGRRFVNGLVMELTAAENLTLANLKPIVDCVSTSILPDSYWEMLRFTSEYYCTPLLQTLRVALPPKLLQTPSDRVLLTANVAQDNLSENALQVFYFLKSYPQGVSKRYLQQKLSNHAVKGLDELKRKRLVKVLPTLPEKIRPCTELIVTLLKLPDVTLTTRQAEVMHVLQRLGGEVKKTELIKVAQTSDNMINRLAKLGYISIEERDVLRFAYSINQDRDQPKQLNEAQQLALNKICSYLEQAQTILLEGVTGSGKTEVYLQAIAKVLAMGKSALVLVPEIGLTPQLTDRFCQRFGNEQVLIYHSQLSDGERFDTWRYLLVGEPRVVIGTRSAIFLPLINLGMIILDEEHDPSFKQDQPQPCYHARTIAQWRSQKENCPLILGSATPCAETLHRSDLVVLQLPYRIDHRPLPPIKIVDMRQEFSAGNRSVFSRLLQTEIQTMQGNGKQGILFVPRRGHSTFVSCRNCGYVVMCPHCDVSLSYHLNSEFPRGQLICHYCNYRQNQTEECPQCGSQAFRYFGTGTQKIMEELTKLFPTLRVIRFDSDTTRNKDQHRYLLTKFQQGEADLLVGTQMVTKGLDIPQVTLVGVLASDSLLYLSDFRAGERAMQLLLQVAGRAGRGEDPGNVIIQTYNPDSPVIQAVVSYDYRSYMTEEIQQRLSFNYPPQCQIAVIHLSSTEPDRVERIAAKLAEYLYKPNSWELLGPSPAQIPRVANRYRWQIMLKRPFSSPTSFPTWSELRHQVKDKNIRITVDVDPLHIL, encoded by the coding sequence ATGGCAACAAAAATAGCACAAGTTCTAGTAAATTATCCTGGAATTGAAGATTTACTCAGCTACTCCATACCTGATGATCTAGCGATCGATATTGGTGATATTGTTACTGTACCTTTAGGTAGGAGATTTGTTAACGGTCTGGTTATGGAATTAACTGCAGCAGAAAACTTAACTCTAGCCAACCTAAAACCGATTGTTGATTGTGTTAGCACATCAATCCTTCCTGATTCCTATTGGGAAATGCTGCGATTTACTAGCGAATATTACTGTACTCCCCTGTTGCAAACATTACGTGTTGCTCTGCCTCCTAAACTACTACAAACACCATCCGATCGGGTTCTCTTAACTGCTAATGTAGCACAAGATAACCTTTCAGAGAATGCTCTGCAAGTTTTTTATTTTCTAAAGTCATACCCGCAGGGAGTTAGTAAGCGTTATCTGCAGCAGAAATTATCTAACCATGCGGTTAAGGGATTAGATGAACTCAAGAGAAAACGGTTAGTTAAGGTATTGCCAACCCTACCTGAAAAAATCAGACCATGTACAGAATTAATTGTTACTCTGCTCAAGTTGCCCGATGTAACCTTAACTACTAGACAAGCTGAAGTGATGCATGTTTTACAAAGATTAGGGGGAGAAGTCAAAAAGACTGAGTTAATTAAAGTTGCCCAAACCAGTGATAATATGATCAATCGACTGGCAAAACTAGGTTACATTAGTATAGAAGAAAGAGATGTGTTGCGATTCGCTTACTCAATTAACCAAGATAGAGACCAGCCTAAACAGTTAAACGAAGCTCAACAACTAGCTTTAAACAAAATCTGTTCCTATCTGGAACAAGCTCAAACAATCTTGCTGGAGGGGGTAACGGGTTCAGGGAAAACGGAAGTCTATTTACAAGCCATAGCTAAGGTTCTGGCAATGGGAAAATCTGCTCTTGTCCTAGTACCAGAAATTGGCTTGACTCCCCAACTAACCGATCGGTTTTGTCAACGGTTTGGTAATGAACAAGTGTTAATTTATCACAGTCAACTGTCGGATGGCGAGAGATTTGATACCTGGCGCTATTTGTTAGTAGGTGAACCTAGGGTTGTCATTGGCACTAGGTCAGCAATTTTTCTGCCGCTAATTAATTTGGGTATGATCATTTTGGATGAGGAGCATGACCCCAGTTTCAAACAAGACCAACCCCAACCCTGTTACCACGCCCGCACAATTGCCCAATGGCGTAGTCAGAAAGAAAACTGTCCTTTAATTTTGGGTTCAGCAACCCCCTGCGCCGAAACTCTCCATCGCTCTGATTTAGTCGTTCTGCAGCTACCCTACAGAATTGACCATCGTCCATTACCACCCATAAAAATTGTGGATATGCGACAGGAATTTAGTGCAGGTAACCGATCGGTTTTTAGCCGTTTGTTACAAACAGAAATTCAGACTATGCAAGGGAATGGTAAACAGGGAATCCTATTCGTGCCTCGACGGGGTCATAGCACTTTTGTCAGCTGTCGCAATTGTGGTTATGTGGTCATGTGCCCCCACTGTGATGTGTCTTTGTCCTATCACTTAAACAGTGAATTTCCCCGTGGTCAGTTGATCTGTCACTATTGTAACTATCGCCAAAATCAGACCGAAGAATGCCCACAATGTGGTTCTCAAGCCTTTCGCTATTTTGGTACTGGTACACAAAAAATAATGGAGGAATTGACAAAACTGTTTCCCACTCTCCGCGTAATAAGATTTGATAGTGATACCACGAGGAATAAAGACCAACATCGCTACCTGTTGACAAAATTTCAACAAGGAGAAGCTGATCTCCTAGTGGGAACTCAGATGGTAACAAAGGGTTTAGATATTCCTCAAGTTACTTTGGTGGGCGTTCTAGCTTCTGATAGCTTGCTGTATCTATCTGACTTTAGAGCAGGGGAAAGAGCAATGCAGTTACTTTTGCAAGTGGCAGGCAGAGCAGGTAGAGGCGAAGACCCAGGTAATGTCATCATCCAGACCTATAACCCTGACAGCCCTGTTATACAAGCAGTTGTCAGCTATGACTATCGATCTTACATGACAGAAGAAATACAACAGCGTCTGTCTTTTAACTACCCCCCTCAGTGCCAAATAGCGGTCATTCATCTGAGTAGTACAGAACCCGATCGGGTAGAAAGAATTGCTGCTAAATTAGCAGAATATTTGTACAAGCCTAATTCTTGGGAGCTGCTGGGACCAAGCCCTGCCCAAATTCCACGGGTAGCAAATCGCTATCGGTGGCAAATTATGTTAAAGCGTCCTTTCTCTTCTCCGACTTCATTTCCCACCTGGTCAGAATTACGCCATCAAGTCAAAGACAAAAATATCAGAATTACAGTTGATGTTGACCCCCTACACATTCTGTAG
- a CDS encoding DnaJ domain-containing protein — MHTALQISRSMKIERGIAQQGLDDHYAVLGVPITATPLQVRDRYLTIAKKLHPDVSNLSPEEREVGNRYFARMVNPAYFALNKARERAEYSNVMKLVAKRMIKRAQKVVVYSDVAKALVKSPTQENYEKAVRMVAAVQYQKIGRILDHAGDISELNLVYLLAKEGCTHLIERGDDQTKLQTPSPQQQWQTVKSKSDDTKIQPPETRIQKAIPAPAAPINRGGFAMHMQTAEVAIKRKEWAIALKELKQALKLNNRDSRCHALLGLVYLNQKLPAMAKASFEEALKCNPREPIALEYLPQVSRIKEAKSQEQKKNMPGWLSWLRGGN, encoded by the coding sequence ATGCACACCGCACTACAAATTAGTAGGTCTATGAAGATTGAGCGGGGGATTGCCCAGCAGGGTCTTGACGATCATTACGCTGTTTTGGGGGTACCAATCACTGCAACACCTTTACAGGTACGCGATCGCTATTTGACGATTGCTAAGAAACTACACCCCGACGTATCCAATCTTAGCCCTGAAGAAAGGGAGGTAGGAAACCGCTACTTTGCCCGTATGGTTAACCCTGCTTACTTTGCTCTCAACAAAGCTAGGGAGCGAGCAGAGTACTCCAACGTGATGAAGCTGGTGGCAAAGCGCATGATCAAGCGGGCACAGAAAGTAGTGGTGTATTCAGACGTAGCCAAGGCGTTAGTCAAATCGCCTACCCAAGAGAACTATGAGAAAGCTGTACGGATGGTTGCTGCTGTACAGTATCAGAAGATAGGGCGGATATTAGACCACGCAGGGGACATCAGTGAGCTAAACCTAGTATATCTCCTAGCCAAGGAGGGGTGCACTCATCTAATTGAGCGGGGGGATGATCAGACAAAATTACAGACCCCCTCCCCTCAACAACAGTGGCAAACTGTGAAAAGTAAAAGCGATGACACCAAAATCCAACCTCCAGAAACACGGATACAAAAAGCAATTCCTGCCCCTGCAGCTCCCATCAATCGGGGTGGTTTCGCTATGCATATGCAGACAGCAGAAGTAGCGATTAAAAGGAAGGAGTGGGCAATTGCCCTCAAGGAGCTAAAACAAGCCCTAAAGCTGAATAATCGTGACAGTCGTTGCCATGCTTTGCTGGGTCTAGTGTATCTCAATCAAAAATTGCCTGCTATGGCGAAAGCTAGTTTTGAGGAAGCTCTCAAGTGCAATCCCAGGGAACCGATCGCCCTAGAATATCTACCTCAGGTTTCCCGTATCAAGGAGGCAAAATCCCAGGAACAGAAGAAAAATATGCCAGGCTGGCTCAGTTGGTTAAGGGGCGGGAATTAA
- a CDS encoding O-antigen ligase family protein, whose protein sequence is MAGWFVVTALFSPDRLTALLGLLDFIPFMIFAVVVSYLAKREERQTVIARNLVISSIPISLFGLFQVVFNRPDLQLPRLFSSYIIPLGKSPDGRILSLFGHFNELAIFLVMVIPLMAYFIRHARGRDKWLSLVALPISLICLYFSGSRNAWGVAIVGFVTLCLYYRFWLGVIVILGVAIALIAAVWLPFAEGLRVLFPSRLIERLASTFDPNRTDFFSTASRWNAWQIALDLIAQRPIIGWGLRNFPVVAATQGKDLMGLPHEHNLYLSIATGSGLIGLLLFLTSVLLPLLPKVEESPLRFMFRCSIGLYLLSCILDITLYEPRISLLFWLLMGVLTT, encoded by the coding sequence TTGGCGGGATGGTTTGTAGTTACTGCCCTTTTTTCCCCCGATCGTCTAACTGCTCTGTTGGGGTTACTGGATTTTATCCCATTTATGATATTTGCTGTAGTGGTTAGTTATTTAGCTAAGAGAGAGGAAAGGCAAACAGTAATAGCTAGAAATTTAGTAATCAGCAGCATTCCTATCAGTTTATTTGGCTTATTCCAGGTGGTATTTAATCGACCTGACCTACAGCTACCCCGTTTGTTTTCCAGCTATATTATTCCGTTAGGTAAGAGTCCTGATGGTAGGATTCTCTCCCTATTTGGTCACTTCAATGAACTGGCAATCTTTTTAGTGATGGTTATTCCCTTAATGGCTTACTTTATCAGGCACGCCAGAGGTAGGGATAAGTGGCTTAGTTTAGTTGCTCTCCCAATCAGTTTAATTTGCCTATATTTCAGTGGTTCACGCAATGCTTGGGGGGTGGCAATTGTAGGATTTGTAACTCTTTGTCTTTACTATCGTTTCTGGCTTGGTGTCATAGTAATTCTAGGTGTAGCAATTGCATTGATTGCTGCAGTTTGGCTACCTTTTGCTGAGGGTTTGAGAGTGCTATTTCCTAGTAGGTTAATTGAGCGGTTAGCTAGTACATTTGACCCCAATAGAACTGATTTCTTTTCAACTGCTAGTCGGTGGAATGCCTGGCAGATTGCTCTAGACTTAATTGCCCAAAGACCGATTATAGGTTGGGGCTTACGCAACTTTCCTGTAGTAGCAGCAACCCAAGGTAAAGACTTGATGGGATTACCCCATGAACACAATTTATATCTATCAATTGCTACTGGCAGCGGTTTAATTGGATTATTACTATTTTTGACATCAGTATTATTGCCTCTATTGCCCAAGGTGGAAGAATCACCTTTAAGATTTATGTTTCGCTGTAGCATAGGACTCTACCTGTTATCGTGTATATTGGACATTACACTATATGAGCCGCGTATCAGTTTGTTATTTTGGCTATTGATGGGAGTTTTAACAACGTGA
- the gshA gene encoding glutamate--cysteine ligase, which translates to MLLTKGFEVEVYTGTPQGQVVGFSSLIVSRLPGFVREPDNRNVEYTTPPLGRYEQLLPALVMPRQQLRQFLATQGDYTLLPGSTMALGGSDHFERSDPQNPYHSYIEQTYGTNVVTTSIHINVGIEDGETLMRAIRVVRMEAALYLALSASSPFLDSQVTGFHSTRWQIFPKTPAYVPLFTSHNHFINWTEEQLRLGTMQNVRHLWCAVRPNGNRRPYDLNRLELRITDLVSDPIALLAITALLEMRLWMVLTNVHLDPLGGKFTPTELIAIADENERAAARSSLAAELVHWERGGKIRAEDWIRELYEQVYPLACDRGVNCFLSPLLQILHKGNEAQRWLQAYQAGKSTTAIMTEAVAAWTQQDQELAQMLL; encoded by the coding sequence GTGTTACTAACAAAAGGGTTTGAGGTAGAAGTCTACACAGGTACGCCCCAGGGACAGGTGGTGGGTTTCTCCAGTTTGATTGTCAGTCGTTTGCCTGGGTTTGTACGGGAGCCTGATAATCGCAACGTGGAGTACACTACCCCCCCCCTAGGACGCTATGAACAGCTCTTACCAGCTTTGGTAATGCCTAGGCAACAGTTGCGGCAGTTTTTGGCGACCCAGGGGGATTACACTCTCCTTCCTGGTAGTACGATGGCTTTGGGGGGAAGTGACCACTTCGAACGATCGGACCCACAAAATCCTTATCACTCCTATATCGAACAGACCTACGGTACCAATGTCGTCACCACTAGTATTCACATCAACGTAGGGATTGAGGATGGGGAAACCTTGATGCGGGCAATAAGGGTGGTGCGGATGGAAGCAGCTTTATATTTGGCTTTGAGTGCATCTTCACCTTTTTTGGATAGCCAAGTGACGGGGTTTCATTCCACCCGTTGGCAAATTTTTCCCAAAACTCCTGCCTATGTGCCTTTGTTTACCAGCCACAACCATTTCATTAACTGGACGGAAGAACAACTGCGCCTGGGTACGATGCAAAATGTCCGCCATCTCTGGTGTGCCGTGCGCCCAAATGGCAATAGAAGACCCTACGACCTCAATCGTTTGGAATTACGAATCACGGATTTGGTGTCTGACCCGATCGCTCTCCTGGCTATTACGGCTCTGTTGGAAATGCGGCTGTGGATGGTGCTAACTAATGTTCATCTCGATCCCCTGGGTGGGAAATTTACACCGACAGAATTGATCGCTATTGCTGATGAAAACGAGAGGGCAGCAGCTCGATCGAGTTTGGCGGCGGAATTAGTGCACTGGGAAAGGGGAGGTAAAATCAGAGCCGAGGACTGGATTAGAGAGTTGTATGAACAGGTTTATCCTCTAGCCTGCGATCGGGGGGTAAATTGCTTTCTGTCACCGCTCTTGCAGATTTTGCACAAGGGCAATGAGGCACAAAGATGGCTACAGGCGTATCAGGCAGGGAAATCGACAACAGCGATTATGACGGAGGCAGTAGCAGCATGGACACAACAAGACCAGGAATTGGCACAGATGTTACTTTAG
- a CDS encoding flavodoxin family protein → MFKTAIVYFSGTGHTHLMAEAVAEGVKQVENSTAQLMRIKGEQIQNGRFQDEDFLTELDTVHAIVFGSPTYMGGVAAQFKAFADAASSRWFQQKWKNKIAGGFTHSAGLSGDKQGTLLYLVINAAQHGMIWVGNSELTNPETGVNRLGSYLGVMGQSDLDFSGKPPQITEGDRLTAILYGRRIAEAVQKFTQVV, encoded by the coding sequence ATGTTTAAGACAGCAATTGTTTATTTTTCGGGCACAGGGCACACCCACCTGATGGCAGAAGCAGTAGCGGAGGGAGTCAAGCAAGTAGAAAATTCCACAGCTCAGTTGATGCGGATCAAGGGGGAGCAGATTCAGAACGGACGGTTTCAAGATGAAGATTTTCTAACCGAGTTAGACACAGTTCATGCCATAGTATTTGGCTCACCAACCTACATGGGAGGAGTGGCAGCCCAGTTCAAAGCCTTTGCCGATGCCGCTAGCTCTCGCTGGTTCCAGCAGAAGTGGAAAAACAAGATTGCGGGAGGATTCACCCATTCTGCAGGTTTAAGTGGTGATAAACAGGGTACTTTGTTATATCTAGTCATCAATGCAGCCCAACACGGTATGATTTGGGTAGGGAACAGTGAATTAACTAATCCTGAAACAGGAGTGAATCGTCTTGGTTCCTATCTAGGCGTGATGGGACAGTCAGACTTAGATTTTTCAGGAAAACCACCTCAGATTACAGAAGGGGATCGATTGACTGCTATTCTGTATGGCAGACGAATTGCCGAAGCAGTGCAGAAATTTACTCAAGTTGTTTAA
- a CDS encoding dihydroorotase (Catalyzes the reversible hydrolysis of the amide bond within dihydroorotate. This metabolic intermediate is required for the biosynthesis of pyrimidine nucleotides), with translation MVDSIAEVSGYYPQAMVLTDRSVLLANVLLQSETSSGSTSSGSTSSPGRDATVGLSLSKSSSGSTSSGSTSSPGRILVNPGNLPGGVVQREPNSLVVVPALVDLFSRSGEPGFEVRETLASLQKCAQGGGFGRVAVMPYQGITHVSAVDYFLSYVPHPFLLWGSLYHRENLCEYADLLEKVVGFAYPEPIGNLLLLRRALEYLAPYQKPVLLVPLQAQLAEGVVREGLHALKLGLGGTPDIAETIAVFSVLELVRLTRCPVHLLGVSCRGSIALLEQAKNEHLPITASVLWTHLIWHTGHLDSFSPHLRLLPPLPHPPDQEELIRAVKNGTIDAIAINHYPYTYEETMLPIEVAPSGTIGLQFAFPLLWQQLVTTKKLTPLELLQALRIKPCQILGITPPDGIFALVPDCSWQLNSKTSLSLAQNTILWGQEIKGYTTPLTTNS, from the coding sequence ATGGTTGACAGCATTGCTGAAGTAAGTGGCTATTACCCGCAAGCTATGGTGCTCACCGATCGCTCGGTGTTGTTGGCAAATGTTTTACTACAAAGTGAGACAAGCTCTGGTTCGACAAGCTCTGGTTCGACAAGCTCACCAGGCAGGGATGCGACCGTAGGACTGAGTTTATCGAAGTCAAGCTCTGGTTCGACAAGCTCTGGTTCGACAAGCTCACCAGGCAGGATATTAGTTAATCCTGGGAATTTACCAGGGGGAGTTGTGCAAAGGGAGCCTAATTCTTTGGTGGTTGTACCTGCTTTGGTTGACCTATTTAGTCGTAGTGGAGAACCAGGTTTTGAGGTAAGGGAAACTTTAGCTAGTCTGCAAAAATGCGCTCAGGGTGGTGGTTTTGGTCGAGTGGCTGTGATGCCCTATCAAGGAATTACTCATGTATCTGCTGTTGATTACTTTCTTAGTTATGTGCCCCATCCGTTTCTTTTGTGGGGTTCTCTCTACCACAGGGAAAATTTATGCGAGTACGCTGACCTACTGGAAAAAGTAGTAGGATTTGCTTATCCTGAACCGATCGGGAATTTACTACTCCTACGTCGGGCTTTGGAATATCTGGCTCCCTATCAAAAACCTGTGTTACTCGTGCCATTGCAAGCTCAATTAGCAGAAGGGGTGGTGAGGGAAGGTTTGCATGCCCTTAAATTGGGTTTAGGGGGTACACCAGATATAGCAGAAACGATCGCTGTTTTCAGCGTGTTAGAATTAGTGCGGTTAACTCGTTGCCCTGTACATTTGTTGGGCGTAAGTTGTCGGGGGAGTATCGCTCTTTTAGAACAGGCAAAAAATGAACATTTACCAATTACAGCTAGTGTGCTATGGACACATTTGATTTGGCATACGGGTCACCTTGATTCTTTTAGTCCCCATCTCCGTTTGTTACCTCCTTTACCCCATCCCCCAGACCAAGAGGAACTGATCAGAGCGGTTAAAAATGGCACGATCGATGCTATCGCTATTAACCACTACCCCTACACCTACGAGGAAACCATGCTCCCGATAGAAGTAGCACCATCAGGCACGATCGGTTTACAATTCGCCTTTCCTTTGTTGTGGCAGCAATTAGTGACCACTAAGAAATTAACTCCCCTAGAATTGCTACAAGCCCTGCGCATAAAGCCCTGTCAAATTTTAGGAATTACACCCCCCGATGGCATATTTGCTCTAGTCCCCGACTGCTCCTGGCAACTCAACAGCAAAACCTCCCTTTCTTTAGCACAAAATACTATTCTGTGGGGGCAAGAAATTAAGGGCTATACCACTCCCTTAACTACAAATTCATAA
- the mazG gene encoding nucleoside triphosphate pyrophosphohydrolase, with translation MDTTRPGIGTDVTLAALGELITIVAQLRHPQTGCPWDLAQTPQTLMPYIVEEAYETVDALRSGDSRAICEELGDLLLQVVLQAQIAQERGEFSLTDVARGISEKLVRRHPHVFGNLQVNNTAEVTANWEKIKDEENQHPPLSEKLKKYQRSLPPLEATMKISGKVAALGFDWENIEGVWAKYAEEMEEFRHALATENPDRQSEELGDVLFTLLQIARWYKLDPTAALMGTNQRFIDRWCLLEKQAPKPLQECTLAELEQLWQNAKEQLRQKNG, from the coding sequence ATGGACACAACAAGACCAGGAATTGGCACAGATGTTACTTTAGCGGCTTTAGGAGAGTTAATCACCATCGTGGCGCAATTACGTCATCCCCAAACAGGTTGCCCCTGGGATTTAGCCCAAACGCCCCAAACTTTGATGCCCTACATTGTTGAGGAGGCTTATGAAACGGTGGATGCTTTGCGATCGGGAGATAGTCGTGCCATTTGTGAAGAACTAGGCGATTTGTTATTGCAGGTGGTGTTACAGGCGCAGATTGCCCAGGAGAGGGGAGAGTTTTCCCTAACAGATGTGGCTAGGGGTATCAGTGAAAAATTGGTGCGCCGTCATCCCCATGTCTTTGGTAATTTGCAGGTAAATAATACAGCAGAAGTGACCGCAAACTGGGAAAAGATTAAAGATGAGGAAAACCAGCATCCACCCCTGAGTGAAAAGCTAAAGAAATATCAGCGCAGTTTACCGCCTCTGGAAGCAACTATGAAAATTTCTGGGAAGGTGGCAGCGCTGGGATTTGACTGGGAAAATATTGAGGGAGTCTGGGCTAAGTATGCCGAAGAAATGGAGGAATTTCGCCACGCTTTAGCAACAGAAAATCCCGATCGGCAGTCGGAAGAACTAGGAGATGTACTTTTTACTCTGTTACAGATCGCCCGCTGGTACAAGTTAGACCCCACGGCAGCGCTGATGGGTACAAATCAGAGGTTTATCGATCGGTGGTGTTTGTTAGAGAAACAGGCCCCCAAGCCGTTGCAGGAATGCACTTTAGCTGAGCTGGAACAACTGTGGCAAAATGCCAAAGAACAGCTGAGACAGAAAAATGGTTGA
- a CDS encoding M23 family metallopeptidase has translation MVWRAGLLLPLVLPLWCAPAATVEESYVPPTEVIIETNDYSEPTIVRGEQILEPVPPPTYTYENIYVPSVQVAVRSLSPQEIREFKVPGGMQFPLPIPGWISSVFGYRIHPITGEERFHQGTDIAAPAGTPVLAAWEGTVEIAGWLGGLGFAVVIAHDNGNRETRYGHLSHILVEPGQTVSQGQPIGLVGSTGLSTGPHLHFELWEKEGEQWVVKDPTPALIAALARLETYLARKS, from the coding sequence ATGGTGTGGCGGGCAGGATTATTGTTACCCCTGGTGTTGCCCCTATGGTGTGCCCCAGCTGCTACGGTAGAGGAGAGCTATGTCCCACCTACAGAAGTGATCATTGAAACCAACGACTACAGCGAGCCGACGATCGTGCGGGGGGAGCAAATTCTTGAACCTGTGCCGCCACCTACCTATACCTACGAAAATATTTATGTCCCCTCTGTGCAGGTAGCTGTTCGTTCCCTCTCGCCCCAAGAAATCAGGGAATTCAAGGTACCAGGGGGAATGCAGTTTCCTTTACCGATTCCTGGTTGGATTAGTTCTGTGTTTGGTTATCGTATCCATCCCATTACGGGGGAAGAACGTTTCCACCAGGGTACAGACATTGCTGCGCCAGCGGGTACCCCAGTCCTAGCGGCTTGGGAAGGCACAGTGGAAATTGCTGGTTGGTTGGGAGGACTTGGTTTTGCTGTAGTCATTGCCCACGACAACGGTAACCGTGAAACCCGCTATGGTCACCTCTCCCACATCCTGGTGGAACCAGGACAAACAGTAAGCCAAGGACAACCGATCGGGCTGGTTGGTAGTACAGGTCTTTCTACTGGACCACACCTCCATTTCGAACTCTGGGAAAAAGAAGGAGAACAGTGGGTAGTTAAAGACCCTACACCTGCTCTAATTGCTGCTCTTGCTCGCCTGGAAACCTACTTAGCCCGTAAGTCTTAA